From a single Hypanus sabinus isolate sHypSab1 chromosome 7, sHypSab1.hap1, whole genome shotgun sequence genomic region:
- the LOC132397270 gene encoding uncharacterized protein LOC132397270 codes for MNVEGEHQPFDHCLDRWWNRSATGEGRLPFDHWWNRSATGEGRLPFDHWWDRSATGEGRLPFDHWWDRCAMERGDCLLISGGITLLPERGDCLLITGGITLLLERGDCFLIAGGIALLLERGDCFLIAGGIALLLERGDCLLITGGIALLLERGDCLLITGGISLLLERGDCLLITGGISLLLERGDCLLITGGISLLLERGDCLLITGGIALLLERGDCLLITGGISLLLERGDCLLITGGISLLLERGDCLLITGGIALLLERGDCLLITGGIALLLERGDCLLITGGIALLLERGDCLLITGGIALLLERGDCLLITGGIALLLERGDCLLITGGITLLPQRGDCLLITGGIALLLERGDCLLITGGIALLLERGDCLLITGGIALLLERGDCLLITGGIALLLERGEAATVPREY; via the coding sequence ATGAATGTGGAAGGTGAGCaccagccttttgatcactgtttggatcgctggtggaatcgctctgctaccggagaggggagactgccttttgatcactggtggaatcgctctgctaccggagaggggagactgccttttgatcactggtgggatcgctctgctaccggagaggggagactgccttttgatcactggtgggatcgctgtgctatggagaggggagactgccttttgatctctggtgggatcactctgctaccggagaggggagactgccttttgatcactggtgggatcactctgctgctggagaggggagactgctttttgatcgctggtgggatcgctctgctgctggagaggggagactgctttttgatcgctggtgggatcgctctgctgctagagaggggagactgccttttgatcactggtgggatcgctctgctgctggagaggggagactgccttttgatcactggtgggatctctctgctgctggagaggggagactgccttttgatcactggtgggatctctctgctgctggagaggggagactgccttttgatcactggtgggatctctctgctgctggagaggggagactgccttttgatcactggtgggatcgctctgctgctggagaggggagactgccttttgatcactggtgggatctctctgctgctggagaggggagactgccttttgatcactggtgggatctctctgctgctggagaggggagactgccttttgatcactggtgggatcgctctgctgctggagaggggagactgccttttgatcactggtgggatcgctctgctgctggagaggggagactgccttttgatcactggtgggatcgctctgctgctggagaggggagactgccttttgatcactggtgggatcgctctgctgctggagaggggagactgccttttgatcactggtgggatcgctctgctactggagaggggagactgccttttgatcactggtgggatcactctgctgccacagaggggagactgccttttgatcactggtgggatcgctctgctgttggagaggggagactgccttttgatcactggtgggatcgctctgctgctggagaggggagactgccttttgatcactggtgggatcgctctgctgctggagaggggagactgccttttgatcactggtgggattgctctgctgctggagagaggAGAGGCTGCCACTGTGCCTAGAGAATATTAG